In candidate division KSB1 bacterium, the following proteins share a genomic window:
- a CDS encoding MotA/TolQ/ExbB proton channel family protein yields the protein MINKRIALAAIFSMLLFVAFQTFVALAQTPASDSTATQASGQGMNPDLLTNIRDLKSLWDITLLAGFWRYIIIADFILGMMTVFYKGTELALDRQHARELERLDLRKSTLVDIIRVIKNTKDSMLSRLFKHMLDLYQTRKSAEGFSNEIVDFVQIQQSRFQTFQAKMAFFSDTAGALGLLGTVWGMFLTFFGGDLEKHKILSGMGVALVTTLMGLVVSVFLNLFTTQTYSYFRKRIDRVTDLAGQFRLRLHQMEQTLDNSIPDDESELAPPVESPAYDLSEAVIAAVDRQLKSKEPIFDVANSLVSNPRNGNSDYKLIPISGDNQAVMVNNRLEKPLVVQISNGNGNGVADKTLVFEVVSGNGKLANGRKQQEVTSDASGLAQAELILGSTAGENRVQVRLKESSNSAIYFTAWGKPTEPDRVIYVSGNHQNSAAGKELKEPFVIKVVDKFDNPVPNLPVTYKVIKGKGYFPEKKTVFTTTTDENGIAEAYFTLGSKPGFNSVQVTAKGIRKARLEFEALGQG from the coding sequence ATGATCAACAAGCGCATTGCATTAGCTGCTATTTTCAGCATGTTGTTATTTGTGGCATTTCAGACATTCGTCGCATTGGCTCAAACGCCTGCCAGCGACAGCACTGCCACACAAGCAAGCGGACAAGGCATGAATCCTGATTTGTTGACCAATATTCGAGACTTGAAGTCGCTTTGGGACATTACGCTGCTGGCTGGATTTTGGCGGTATATCATCATTGCCGATTTCATATTGGGGATGATGACCGTGTTCTACAAAGGAACAGAACTAGCGTTGGATCGTCAGCATGCCCGAGAATTAGAACGGCTTGACTTGCGCAAGTCCACTCTAGTTGACATCATCCGGGTGATCAAGAACACCAAGGACAGCATGTTGAGCCGACTGTTCAAGCACATGCTTGACCTTTATCAAACGCGCAAATCTGCCGAAGGATTTAGCAACGAGATTGTCGATTTCGTCCAGATTCAGCAGAGCCGTTTCCAGACGTTCCAGGCCAAGATGGCATTTTTCTCCGACACGGCTGGGGCGCTAGGGCTTTTAGGGACGGTATGGGGAATGTTTCTCACCTTTTTTGGCGGCGATCTTGAAAAACATAAGATCCTCAGCGGAATGGGTGTGGCTCTAGTCACCACCCTTATGGGCTTGGTAGTAAGTGTCTTCTTGAATTTGTTTACCACCCAAACATATAGTTATTTCCGCAAAAGAATTGATCGAGTAACCGATCTCGCCGGGCAATTCCGATTAAGGCTTCATCAGATGGAGCAAACGCTGGATAATTCAATTCCTGATGATGAATCCGAACTGGCTCCTCCAGTGGAGAGTCCAGCATACGACCTATCTGAAGCCGTGATCGCCGCAGTCGATCGTCAATTGAAATCGAAAGAACCGATTTTTGATGTGGCAAATTCGCTGGTGTCCAATCCTCGAAATGGGAATAGCGATTATAAGCTGATACCGATTTCTGGGGATAATCAAGCAGTGATGGTGAACAACCGACTGGAAAAACCGTTAGTGGTTCAGATTTCCAATGGAAATGGGAATGGGGTCGCCGACAAAACGCTGGTATTTGAAGTTGTCAGTGGCAATGGCAAGCTGGCCAATGGCCGAAAACAGCAGGAAGTAACTAGTGATGCCAGCGGCTTAGCACAGGCCGAATTGATCTTAGGTAGTACGGCCGGAGAAAATCGTGTTCAAGTGCGATTGAAAGAGAGCAGTAATTCAGCGATCTATTTCACTGCCTGGGGGAAACCGACTGAACCCGACCGGGTCATTTATGTTTCGGGCAACCACCAAAACTCCGCCGCCGGAAAAGAGCTCAAAGAACCATTCGTTATCAAGGTGGTCGACAAATTTGATAATCCAGTGCCCAATTTGCCAGTCACCTACAAAGTCATCAAAGGAAAAGGATATTTTCCCGAGAAGAAAACCGTTTTCACCACGACGACCGACGAGAATGGCATTGCGGAAGCATATTTTACACTCGGGAGCAAGCCAGGGTTCAACTCTGTCCAAGTGACCGCCAAAGGAATACGAAAGGCGCGACTGGAGTTTGAAGCTCTAGGCCAGGGCTAA
- a CDS encoding biopolymer transporter ExbD, translating to MFRAGTIIRLIDVVLIVLFGFLSITDVKNKSQIKLPSNYGQAKQEVEQQIVFLNIQNDHHFSLINQETTNEIEGIAELEQRVVQLNNDYRNNHKQMILVIEPDAETMIQTTVDVMDLCERHQILKNLSYPRINLEQQ from the coding sequence ATGTTCAGAGCTGGAACAATCATTCGCCTCATAGACGTTGTACTCATCGTGCTGTTCGGATTTTTGAGCATCACTGACGTCAAGAATAAAAGTCAGATCAAGTTACCTTCCAATTATGGTCAGGCGAAACAAGAAGTTGAGCAACAGATCGTGTTTCTTAACATTCAGAATGATCATCATTTTTCGCTGATCAATCAGGAGACGACGAACGAAATTGAAGGGATAGCCGAATTGGAGCAGCGAGTAGTTCAGCTTAATAATGATTATCGCAACAATCATAAGCAGATGATCCTCGTGATCGAGCCAGATGCAGAAACCATGATTCAAACAACGGTAGATGTGATGGACCTCTGTGAGAGGCATCAGATTCTCAAAAATTTGTCCTATCCAAGGATCAATTTGGAACAACAGTAA
- a CDS encoding biopolymer transporter ExbD, with translation MTSGNATVIRLIDVVLILLFGFISISEISSRSVLELPKSTQMAYVYPDKEELLIIGITKEGKFLVEDESKVITDFGTLREYVETKRLENIKNKIDTRVRIRSNWNTPIKYTLALANLCDQLGIPKGVDVILENKK, from the coding sequence ATGACCAGCGGAAATGCAACGGTAATTCGTCTCATTGATGTCGTTTTGATCCTATTATTTGGATTCATCTCCATCAGTGAAATCAGCAGTCGAAGCGTGCTGGAACTACCTAAGAGCACCCAGATGGCCTATGTTTATCCAGATAAAGAGGAATTATTGATCATCGGTATTACCAAAGAGGGGAAATTCTTGGTAGAAGACGAGAGCAAAGTCATCACCGATTTCGGCACATTGAGAGAATATGTCGAAACCAAACGGCTGGAGAACATAAAAAACAAAATAGATACTCGCGTGCGGATCCGATCCAATTGGAATACGCCAATCAAGTATACTCTTGCGCTTGCCAACCTATGTGATCAATTAGGTATTCCCAAGGGGGTCGATGTGATTCTTGAGAACAAGAAGTAA